One Stigmatopora argus isolate UIUO_Sarg chromosome 12, RoL_Sarg_1.0, whole genome shotgun sequence genomic window carries:
- the cavin4a gene encoding caveolae-associated protein 4a, with amino-acid sequence MDQHKYVTEKLEIAGMEDEDGKPISALSILSLLERVAGIIDNVQSGQQRMEERQLELENNIVSIRDDVLKLAKEHADTSSCLDKVLQKTRKVSANVKDVRVRVEKQNGRVKRVESTQDELLTRNKFRVVIYQGDAEVPSVAVTKSPKGGLEALDLEPDSYDVPADLSSDEEYLSVEEADPSRAARFKKSVAKSTETLKATFSKENMSKTKDNLGTKFHHLGEKVMPPERREKVQQAGERLKQSGERLKENIAKKAPTKETFKIKIKKERAVAEGQEVAEGEVEVEAAVQPSPRPSSEPAYTQVAVETKKEAPADPVEGAKRAELEEDYGN; translated from the exons ATGGATCAGCACAAATACGTGACGGAGAAGCTGGAGATCGCCGGGATGGAGGACGAGGACGGGAAGCCCATCAGCGCCCTGAGCATCCTCTCCCTGCTGGAGCGCGTGGCCGGCATCATCGACAACGTGCAGTCGGGTCAACAGCGCATGGAAGAGCGGCAGCTGGAGCTGGAGAACAACATCGTGAGCATTCGGGACGACGTGCTGAAGTTGGCCAAGGAGCACGCCGACACCAGCAGCTGCCTGGACAAGGTTTTGCAGAAGACGCGGAAAGTCAGCGCCAACGTCAAGGACGTCCGAGTCCGGGTGGAGAAGCAGAACGGTCGCGTCAAGAGGGTGGAAAGCACCCAGGACGAGCTGCTCACCAGGAACAAGTTCAGGGTCGTCATTTACCAG GGCGACGCCGAGGTCCCGTCGGTGGCCGTCACCAAGAGCCCCAAGGGGGGCCTGGAGGCCCTGGACCTGGAACCCGATTCCTACGACGTCCCCGCCGACCTCTCCTCGGACGAGGAGTACCTGAGCGTGGAGGAGGCCGACCCTTCGCGGGCGGCTCGCTTCAAGAAGTCGGTGGCCAAGAGCACGGAGACCCTGAAGGCCACCTTCTCCAAGGAGAACATGAGCAAGACCAAAGATAACCTGGGCACCAAGTTCCACCACCTGGGCGAGAAGGTGATGCCGCCCGAGCGCCGCGAGAAGGTGCAGCAGGCGGGCGAGCGCCTCAAGCAGAGCGGCGAGCGCCTCAAGGAGAACATCGCCAAGAAGGCGCCCACCAAGGAGACCTTCAAGATCAAGATCAAGAAGGAACGAGCCGTGGCCGAGGGTCAGGAGGTCGCCGAGGGCGAGGTCGAGGTCGAGGCCGCCGTCCAGCCGTCGCCCCGCCCGTCGTCCGAGCCCGCCTACACCCAGGTCGCCGTGGAGACCAAAAAGGAGGCGCCCGCCGACCCGGTCGAGGGCGCCAAGAGGGCCGAACTGGAAGAAGATTACGGAAATTAA
- the LOC144086038 gene encoding C2 calcium-dependent domain-containing protein 4C-like, producing MWLLEKLRHKMESSGNSSPSAATEAIPVSVYANVLTPEKIPHFFIPPKLVCCPPEEPAPPESEPGVLRGSSSDHVICVQGPRAKGLFSRPGGDARSLQRSAHRHIIQIESADEPPLGAPGAPGANTNADPQSQTAMSLPYVPKAQTSYGFSTLMESPHTRRKESLFHSSPASPLASPNSQRRSPGGTHLAPADNAYRYFSGGESDTCSSAESSPFHSPLLSRSASLLRSFTKDTQAKVCRAKRSLARHSSLSTDDCSSADNSPNVRRRRPRCPTSPARRKFAGGGAPGGAASEPPARVHTVNLRKGGTLRLSTHYDPEASRLRVRVLTAESVYAKNTELKSINCCVALYLKPGKKQKQRSTIIRNSRNPVFNEDFFFDSLPQAQVKNTAMKIKVVNRGTSLKRNMLLGEREVMLGELLAGL from the exons ATGTGGCTCTTGGAGAAGCTCCGCCACAAAATGGAGAGCAGCGGGAATTCGTCGCCGTCTGCGGCAACCGAAGCCATCCCCGTGTCCGTGTACGCCAACGTGCTGACCCCGGAGAAGATCCCCCATTTCTTCATCCCCCCCAAGCTCGTCTGCTGCCCGCCGGAGGAGCCGGCCCCCCCAGAGAGCGAGCCGGGGGTCTTACGCGGGTCCTCCTCCGACCACGTCATCTGCGTCCAGGGTCCCAGGGCCAAGGGTCTCTTTTCCCGTCCGGGAGGGGACGCGCGCAGCCTCCAGAGGTCGGCCCACCGCCACATCATCCAGATCGAGAGCGCCGACGAGCCGCCGCTCGGCGCCCCGGGTGCCCCGGGCGCCAACACCAACGCGGACCCGCAGTCACAGACGGCCATGTCTCTGCCGTACGTCCCCAAGGCGCAGACGTCGTACGGCTTCTCCACCCTGATGGAGTCGCCGCACACCCGTCGCAAGGAGAGTTTGTTCCACAGCAGCCCCGCCAGCCCGCTGGCGTCGCCCAACAGCCAGAGGCGCTCCCCAGGGGGGACTCACCTGGCCCCCGCCGACAACGCCTACCGCTACTTCAGCGGCGGGGAGAGCGACACCTGCTCGTCGGCGGAGTCGTCGCCGTTCCACTCGCCGCTGCTGTCGCGCTCCGCCTCCCTGCTGCGCTCCTTCACCAAGGACACGCAAGCCAAG GTGTGTCGCGCTAAGCGCTCCCTGGCCCGCCACAGCTCCCTCTCCACGGACGACTGCAGCTCGGCCGACAACAGCCCCAACGTGCGTCGCCGCCGCCCTCGCTGCCCGACCTCCCCCGCCCGGCGCAAGTtcgccggcggcggcgccccGGGGGGCGCGGCCTCCGAGCCTCCGGCGCGCGTGCACACGGTCAACCTGCGCAAGGGCGGCACGCTCCGACTCAGCACGCACTACGACCCGGAGGCGTCGCGGCTGAGGGTCCGCGTGCTGACGGCCGAGTCGGTGTACGCCAAGAACACGGAGCTGAAAAGCATCAACTGCTGCGTGGCGCTCTACCTGAAACCGGGCAAGAAGCAGAAGCAGAGGAGCACCATCATCAGGAACAGCCGCAACCCCGTTTTCAACGAGGACTTTTTTTTCGACTCGCTCCCGCAGGCGCAGGTGAAAAACACGGCCATGAAGATCAAGGTGGTCAACCGGGGAACCAGTCTGAAGAGAAACATGCTCCTCGGAGAACGCGAAGTCATGCTCGGCGAGCTGCTGGCAGGTTTGTGA
- the fem1a gene encoding protein fem-1 homolog A gives MDITTAVFNAARDGKLKLILKLLSNKSPEELEALAEEKTQGGTPLLIAARYGHLDVVDYLIVHCKANVELGGSVNFDGETIEGAPPLWAASAAGHLPVVKALLRHGASVNKATLTNSTPLRAACFDGHLEIVRYLVEHRADMEVANRHGHTCLMISCYKGHKDIAKFLLDRGADVNRKSVKGNTALHDCAESGSLDILKMLLKSGARTERDGYGMTPLLAASVTGHTNIVEYLAHQPRASREERIDALELLGATFVDKKRDLLGAMKYWRRAMELRQPGGKAGRVGKPPPGPPVPAYGCAREASSARELEALITDPDEMRMQALLVRERILGPSHPDTSYYIRYRGAVYADSGNFERCVSLWKYALDMQQSNLDPLSPMTASSFLSFAELFSFVLQDRAKGAPAARVSFHDLMTVLGKSVREVERAVAQKDDPPEAPQFTKALAIILHLLFLLEKLECDGEQEHRKKHAVYRLLKLNPRGRRGYTPLHMAADKETTSVGRYPVGRFPSRPVAALLLECGADADARDLDNNTPLHVAARNGCPDIMALLVEAGAHFDATNADGKAPYQLLDERHAAHPALCPLNYVTLQCLAARAVEKHRLPYRGLISEEMEAFIELH, from the coding sequence ATGGACATCACCACGGCGGTGTTCAACGCGGCCAGAGACGGCAAGCTGAAACTTATCCTGAAGTTGCTGAGCAACAAAAGTCCCGAGGAGCTGGAGGCTCTGGCCGAGGAGAAGACCCAGGGGGGCACGCCTCTCCTCATCGCGGCCAGGTACGGACACTTGGACGTGGTCGACTACCTGATCGTCCACTGCAAGGCCAACGTGGAGCTCGGCGGCTCGGTCAACTTCGACGGCGAGACCATCGAGGGGGCTCCGCCGCTGTGGGCGGCGTCGGCGGCCGGACACCTGCCCGTGGTCAAGGCGCTGCTGAGGCACGGCGCCTCGGTCAACAAGGCCACGCTGACCAACTCCACCCCGCTGCGGGCCGCCTGCTTCGACGGCCACCTGGAGATCGTCCGCTACCTGGTGGAGCACCGAGCCGATATGGAGGTGGCCAACCGCCACGGGCACACCTGCCTGATGATCTCCTGCTACAAGGGCCACAAGGACATCGCCAAGTTCCTGCTGGACCGCGGCGCCGACGTCAACCGTAAGAGCGTCAAGGGCAACACGGCGCTGCACGACTGCGCCGAGTCGGGCAGCCTGGACATCCTGAAGATGCTGCTGAAGAGCGGCGCCCGCACCGAGCGCGACGGCTACGGCATGACGCCGCTGCTGGCCGCCAGCGTGACGGGCCACACCAACATCGTGGAGTACCTGGCCCACCAGCCGCGGGCCTCCCGCGAGGAGCGCATCGACGCGCTGGAGCTGCTGGGGGCCACCTTCGTGGACAAGAAGCGCGACCTGCTGGGCGCCATGAAGTACTGGCGCCGGGCCATGGAGCTGCGGCAGCCCGGCGGCAAGGCCGGTCGCGTGGGCAAGCCGCCGCCGGGGCCGCCCGTCCCGGCGTACGGCTGCGCCCGGGAGGCCTCCAGCGCCCGCGAACTGGAGGCCCTGATCACCGACCCCGACGAGATGAGGATGCAGGCCCTGCTGGTGCGCGAGCGCATCCTGGGGCCCTCCCACCCGGACACCTCCTACTACATCCGCTACCGGGGCGCCGTCTACGCCGACTCGGGCAACTTCGAGCGCTGCGTCAGCCTGTGGAAGTACGCGCTGGACATGCAGCAGAGCAACCTGGACCCTCTCAGCCCCATGACGGCGTCCAGCTTCCTGTCCTTCGCCGAGCTCTTCTCCTTCGTGCTGCAGGACCGCGCCAAGGGCGCGCCGGCCGCCCGCGTCAGCTTCCACGACCTGATGACGGTGCTGGGCAAGAGCGTGCGGGAGGTGGAGCGCGCCGTGGCGCAGAAGGACGACCCGCCGGAGGCGCCGCAGTTCACCAAGGCGCTGGCCAtcatcctgcacctgctcttcCTCCTGGAGAAGCTAGAGTGCGACGGCGAGCAGGAGCACCGCAAGAAGCACGCCGTCTACCGGCTGCTCAAGCTCAACCCGCGAGGGCGCCGCGGATACACGCCGCTGCACATGGCGGCCGACAAGGAGACCACCTCGGTGGGGCGCTACCCGGTGGGACGCTTCCCCTCGCGGCCGGTGGCGGCGCTGCTGCTGGAGTGCGGCGCCGACGCCGACGCCCGCGACCTGGACAACAACACGCCGCTGCACGTGGCCGCACGCAACGGATGCCCCGACATCATGGCGCTGCTGGTGGAGGCCGGCGCGCACTTTGACGCCACCAACGCCGACGGCAAGGCGCCGTACCAGCTGCTGGACGAACGCCACGCCGCCCACCCGGCGCTCTGCCCGCTTAACTACGTCACCCTCCAGTGCCTGGCCGCGCGCGCCGTGGAAAAGCACAGACTTCCTTACCGGGGGCTCATCTCCGAGGAGATGGAAGCCTTCATCGAGCTGCACTGA